The following are encoded together in the Salvia hispanica cultivar TCC Black 2014 chromosome 6, UniMelb_Shisp_WGS_1.0, whole genome shotgun sequence genome:
- the LOC125195064 gene encoding uncharacterized protein LOC125195064 gives MYGDTMHPSIYPSETHSPSLLNIAPRHLRLTCIFRNICRADYKAISDHLVPLRWCSHTVTFPAQHDRGILVPGRWPPSTVTFSAVRSRSEFLLSPHHSIVTNEKENRKELCSSCLLLTVGQPPSGAAAAASSNGVSFSPSGTAAIIDHRCYAPPQPNSRKDLILQLSATLPPRLLMNPMLCWCVKRMFDGDGCLKVRRLKVYILPCMLLSNWGRCSLEGKYVGDLMAKMYFENGGTILDVNYSLLKSLI, from the exons atgtatggagacacgatGCATCCAAGCATTTATCCAAGTGAAACACATTCACCATCTTTGCTCAATATCGCCCCTCGTCATCTCCGCTTAACCtgcatatttagaaatatatgcagggctgatTACAAAG CCATATCTGATCATCTTGTGCCGCTGAGATGGTGTTCTCATACGGTCACCTTCCCTGCCCAACATGACAGAGGTATCCTTGTGccgggaaggtggccaccttccacggtcACCTTCTCTGCCGTCCGTTCACGGTCAGAG TTTCTCCTCTCCCCCCATCATTCCATCGTGACTAACGAGAAGGAGAACAGAAAAGAGCTCTGCTCTTCCTGCCTGCTGCTGACCGTCGGCCAGCCTCCCTCCGGCGCCGctgccgccgcctcctccaaCGGTGTGTCTTTCTCTCCCTCGGGAACCGCCGCCATCATCGATCACCGCTGCTACGCACCGCCTCAGCCGAACTCCCGAAAG GACTTAATCCTACAATTATCTGCAACTCTCCCTCCTCGACTCCTTATGAATCCTATGTTGTGTTGGTGTGTGAAGAGAATGTTTGATGGTGATGGGTGCTTGAAAGTGAGAAGACTTAAggtttatatactcccttgtATGTTGTTATCCAACTGGGGGAGGTGTAGCTTGGAGGGGAAGTATGTAGGAGATCTTATGGCCAAAATGTATTTTGAGAATGGAGGGACTATCTTAGACGTTAATTATTCTTTGTTGAAATCTTTGATCTAA
- the LOC125196606 gene encoding ADP-ribosylation factor 1, which translates to MGIVFTRLFSSLFGNKEARILVLGLDNAGKTTILYRLQMGEVVSTIPTIGFNVETVQYNNIKFQVWDLGGQTSIRPYWRCYFPNTQAIIYVVDSSDTDRLVIAKEEFHAILEEEELKGAVVLLFANKQDLPGALDDAAITEALELHKIKNRQWSIFKTSAIKGEGLFEGLDWLSNTLKSGGG; encoded by the exons ATGGGAATAGTATTTACGCGGCTATTTTCGTCGCTGTTTGGCAACAAGGAAGCTCGGATCCTGGTTCTCGGTCTTGACAATGCCGGAAAAACCACCATCCTTT ATCGACTCCAGATGGGTGAAGTAGTATCTACAATTCCTA CAATCGGGTTCAATGTGGAAACAGTGCAGTATAACAACATAAAGTTTCAAGTGTGGGATCTTG GTGGCCAGACAAGTATCAG gCCATACTGGAGATGCTACTTCCCCAATACGCAAGCTATtatatatgttgttgattCAAGTGATACAGATAGGCTGGTGATTGCCAAAGAAGAATTTCATGCAATACTAGAG GAGGAGGAGCTTAAAGGTGCTGTCGTCCTCTTATTTGCAAATAAACAG GATCTTCCTGGGGCACTTGATGATGCTGCAATTACTGAAGCCTTGGAACTGCACAAGATTAAGAACCGGCAATGGTCTATTTTCAAAACTTCTGCTATAAAAGGAGAAGGCCTTTTTGAGGGCCTGGACTG GTTGAGTAATACACTTAAATCTGGAGGTGGCTAA
- the LOC125192738 gene encoding probable receptor-like serine/threonine-protein kinase At5g57670, protein MMIPSSASKILIGIPLDANVSVDLLGWAIRVIARPGDSIIALHVIGAMENKNKRQSARKQQKQFRQAKSYVINIMGELVKTCRSNEVNMEARVGASSSPGRGLVEEARNMGADYLIIGGTQRRSNRFSTISHYCCTNVPQGCSLVMLRPTQQPNLPEFEHESSSNWSEKNLSTENSFSSEENESHVKLKRPSPRTVLGICEEDLDSGESSDSCSVAKSTVSGRPKSPFQIISSLFRPSFDWRMAKKNQKGKHQPMLKCFTYQQIATSTKSFHNDNLIGQGGYSEVYKGVIGDGSHIAVKRLAKDNNNPTKEKEFLMELGIIGHVNHPNTAQLLGYCIENGLYLIFQLYPNGTLSSALHGQASNGLDWPTRYRIVLGIAKGLHYLHKCCKHRIIHRDIKASNVLLGPDNEPQISDFGLAKWLPSKWSHHAVIPIEGTFGYLAPEYFMHGIVDEKIDVYAFGILLLEILTGRRPVDATRQNLLLWARPLMESGNLRELADPKMKGRFHMEQLYRVALTASYCVRQSSIWRPSMTEVLQLLTYGQDSEVGRSSWRIPKFTSDEMDDYSMIFGYKLPSDLSLEDI, encoded by the exons atgatGATTCCATCATCGGCTAGTAAAATTCTCATCGGCATCCCTCTTGATGCCAATGTGAGTGTGGATCTCCTTGGTTGGGCCATTCGAGTCATTGCTCGCCCCGGTGATTCGATCATCGCATTGCACGTTATAG GGGCCATGGAAAACAAGAACAAGAGACAGTCAGCCAGGAAACAGCAGAAGCAGTTTCGTCAGGCGAAATCGTACGTTATAAACATTATGGGAGAACTTGTCAAGACCTGTCGGTCTAATGAG GTGAATATGGAAGCTAGAGTGGGAGCGAGCTCCAGTCCCGGTCGAGGCCTAGTAGAGGAGGCCCGAAACATGGGTGCTGACTATCTCATCATCGGCGGCACCCAAAGAAGATCAAACAGGTTTTCTACAATCTCCCACTACTGTTGCACCAATGTTCCACAAGGTTGTTCACTAGTCATGCTTCGTCCAACACAACAACCCAACCTTCCGG AATTTGAGCACGAATCCAGTAGCAACTGGTCGGAGAAGAATTTATCTACTGAAAATTCCTTCTCATCGGAAGAGAACGAGTCGCACGTGAAGTTGAAAAGGCCATCGCCAAGAACGGTGCTTGGTATATGTGAGGAAGATTTGGATAGTGGAGAAAGCTCGGATTCATGTAGTGTTGCCAAATCAACGGTGTCCGGGAGGCCCAAGTCCCCGTTTCAGATTATTTCGTCGCTATTCCGGCCATCGTTCGATTGGAGAATGGCCAAGAAGAATCAGAAAGGGAAGCATCAACCAATGTTGAAATGCTTCACATATCAACAAATTGCAACTTCTACTAAGAGTTTTCACAATG ATAATTTGATAGGACAAGGAGGGTATTCGGAAGTTTACAAGGGGGTAATTGGGGATGGAAGCCATATTGCAGTGAAGCGTTTGGCTAAGGACAACAACAATCCAACTAAGGAAAAAGAATTTCTAATGGAGTTGGGAATTATAGGACATGTCAACCATCCCAACACTGCTCAATTGCTTGGTTATTGTATTGAAAATGGACTTTATCTCATTTTCCAATTGTATCCAAACGGGACACTATCGTCCGCCCTCCACG GACAAGCAAGCAACGGCCTAGATTGGCCAACAAGGTACAGAATAGTGCTAGGGATAGCAAAGGGACTACATTACCTTCACAAATGCTGCAAACATCGCATAATTCATCGAGATATTAAGGCCTCTAATGTTCTTCTTGGTCCAGATAATGAGCCCCAG ATATCCGATTTCGGGCTAGCAAAATGGCTACCTAGCAAATGGAGTCACCATGCTGTGATTCCAATTGAGGGCACATTTGGATACCTTGCACCTGAATATTTCATGCATGGAATTGTGGATGAGAAAATTGATGTTTATGCCTTTGGAATTCTGCTTCTAGAGATCCTAACAGGCCGACGTCCAGTCGATGCCACCAGGCAGAATTTACTTCTTTGG GCAAGGCCTTTGATGGAATCAGGAAATTTACGAGAATTGGCTGATCCAAAAATGAAAGGTAGATTCCATATGGAGCAATTGTATAGAGTGGCTTTAACGGCGTCGTATTGTGTGAGACAGTCTTCAATTTGGCGACCTTCTATGACTGAG GTGTTGCAATTGCTAACGTATGGTCAAGACTCAGAGGTGGGAAGAAGTAGCTGGAGAATACCAAAATTCACTAGTGATGAAATGGATGATTATTCTATGATTTTTGGATACAAACTTCCTTCTGATTTATCTTTGGAGGATATTTGA
- the LOC125196190 gene encoding tRNA (adenine(37)-N6)-methyltransferase: protein MDGGSSVKSQWFALSIGFAFTLSASLYLWTKKSNPDFPNKILVLQASLKAALDKCAAERQGRIRAQKALREALSKSSYDKVESTSYPMAPIGVVRSCFSTRNGTPRQPLLVPLAKATLMFDPARVPQASLEGLEGYSHCWIIYVFHLNTDIEKLWKHPSQSKFKAKVRVPRLKGERIGVFATRSPHRPCPIGLTVAKVEAIDQHKVLLSGVDLVDGTPVLDIKPYLPYCDSIHGAIVPDWVKVDNVLAIASVNFSQGFSSSLADCWSLVGKKSLYSSPEDFQSLITQVLSWDIRSVSQRSRPVKTKGGIGDDDNVENTICPASKVESWQDEEACEQDSSNVVYHLILEGLDVSYTVDSDANVVVEKVTLPSRLPSSNEM from the exons ATGGACGGCGGCAGCAGCGTGAAGTCGCAGTGGTTTGCACTCTCAATCGGTTTTGCATTTACTCTTTCTGCTTCCC TTTATTTATGGACGAAGAAATCGAACCCGGATTTTCCAAACAAAATCCTTGTGCTTCAGGCCTCCTTAAAGGCCGCTCTCGACAAATGCGCTGCTGAAAGACAAGGCCGCATTAGGGCTCAGAAG GCTTTAAGGGAGGCATTGAGCAAGTCCAGCTATGACAAGGTTGAATCTACTTCATATCCCATGGCACCTATCGGAGTAGTCCGCTCATGTTTCTCTACACG GAATGGAACTCCAAGACAACCTTTGCTTGTACCTCTAGCAAAAGCAACCTTGATGTTTGATCCTGCTCGGGTTCCTCAAGCATCTCTTGAAGGCCTTGAAGGGTATTCTCACTGCTGGATTATCTATGTGTTTCATCTAAATACAGATATTGAAAAGCTATGGAAGCATCCATCTCAGTCAAAATTTAAAGCAAAG GTTAGAGTGCCAAGGCTGAAAGGTGAAAGAATTGGAGTCTTTGCTACGCGATCTCCTCATCGCCCATGTCCAATTGGATTAACTGTGGCAAAG GTTGAGGCCATAGATCAGCATAAGGTGTTACTATCTGGCGTGGATCTGGTTGATGGTACC CCTGTCCTGGACATTAAACCTTATCTGCCGTATTGTGACAGCATTCATGGAGCAATAGTTCCTGACTGGGTAAAG GTGGACAATGTGCTAGCAATAGCTTCTGTAAACTTCTCCCAAGGCTTTTCATCCAGTCTTGCAGATTGTTGGTCACTGGTG GGAAAGAAGTCTCTGTATTCTTCTCCGGAGGACTTCCAGTCGTTGATAACGCAGGTGTTATCATGGGACATACGATCCGTGTCACAACGAAGTCGTCCGGTTAAGACAAAGGGCGGAATAGGTGATGACGATAATGTTGAAAATACCATCTGTCCTGCTTCGAAGGTGGAGAGTTGGCAAGACGAAGAAGCGTGTGAGCAAGATTCGAGCAATGTAGTTTATCACCTTATATTGGAGGGCCTTGACGTTTCATATACAGTTGATTCCGATGCTAACGTTGTAGTTGAGAAGGTTACATTACCATCTCGCTTGCCAAGTTCCAACGAGATGTAA